The Algoriphagus halophilus sequence TCGGTTAAGGGTCTCTTGTTCGCTTTTTCACGCAAGGTGTCAAAAGGGTATCTAAAATCACAACCTTCTTTATAGGCACTGCATCCATAGGCTTTTTTACCTCTGATAATCGTGCCTTTTTTGCATAAGGGACATGGGATGACAGAAGAAGGTTTTTTAGAAGCCTGCGGACTCGCTTCTTTCTTTGCCTCTAAAACGAGTTGGGATTGATCATCGAGACGTAGCAATCCTTCTTTGTCACCTGTCTCCGTTTTAAAGCCCTTTAAGTTGACAGTAGCCCCTTTTTGGAGCAACCGTACATACTGTTTCTCTGAGATTTTCTTTCCTTCAAATGAAAAAGGAAGTAAAAAGTTGCAGCCCTTTTTATAGGCACTGCATCCGTAACTCGATTTGCCTTTCAGCAATGAGCCTTCCTTACATTTTGGACAAGTGTGTCCCACCACAGTAGTGGATGCTTTTTCTTTTTCTGGAGTTCTTCCTTTTTCAGCAGCTTTGGATTCGGAAGGAGGGGATATGATGGTTTGACTTTGCTCCCGCATCACTTCATATACCAGATGCTCCACCATGAGCTTCATGTTTTTGACAAAAGAACCTGCATGAAACTTCCCTTTTTCAATTTCCCTCAATTGCTTCTCCCATTGCCCTGTCAGTTCTGCTGAGGTCAATAGCTCGTTCCGAATGATTTCGATCAATTGAATCCCGGTTTGAGTGGGCAAAATCTGCTTTTTGTTCCGTTCAATATACTGTCGTTTAAAAAGTGTTTCAATGATACTTGCCCGGGTGGAAGGACGTCCTATGCCATTCTCTTTCATTAGTTCCCGCATCTCTTCATCATCCACCTGCTTGCCGGCAGTTTCCATACCTCTTAATAAAGTCGCTTCTGTGTAATGCTTGGGAGGTTTGGTTTCCTTCTCCAAGAATGAAGGTTCATGGGGACCTTTTTCTCCTTTTTTGAAGATGGGGAGCTCATCTTTCTCCTTTTTATCTTTTCCGTCCGCAGTTTCAAAAACAACTTTCCAGCCTTTTTCCAAGATTACCTTCCCGGTTGCTTTAAAGGAAACGGTATCCACCTTTCCTATAACTGTAGTATTAGCCACTGAGCAATCCTCATAAAATATGGCGATAAATCGCCTTGCAATGATATCATATACTCGAAGGTGATTCCCATCCAAATTTCCCTGAACCCCAGTAGGGATGATGGCATGGTGATCGGTTACTTTTTTATCATTAAAAACCTTAGTGGACTTTTTTAATTTTTTACCCAAAACAGGGCGAATCAAATCCTCATATTTGGTGAGTTTCTCCAGTATTCCGGGGGCTTTTGGATAGATGTCGTTGGGCAAAAACGTGGTATCTACCCTTGGGTAGGTAATGACTTTTTGCTCGTATAGTTGTTGCGCAATTTTAAGTGTTTCATCGGCAGAAAGCCCAAACTTATTGTTGCAATACACCTGTAAACCAGTCAAGTCAAAAAGCTTTGGGGAATATTCCTTTCCATTTTTCTTTTCAATGGAGACTACTTCAAAGTCATGCGCTTTCACCTGGTTGGCAAAAGCTTCCCCATCTTCTTTCTTAAGAAATTTCCCCTCTTCACAATTGAAGGTAGTCTCTCTATAGACCGTTTGTAATTCCCAATAGGGTTGAGGCTGAAAGTTTTGAATTTCCTTAAAGCGGTTTACAATCATAGCTAGTGTAGGTGTTTGTACTCTACCGATGGACAATACTTGTTTGTAACCCCCATATTTGACGGTATATAAGCGTGTGGCGTTGATCCCTAATAACCAATCGCCAATGGCCCTGGAATATCCCGCATAGTATAAATTATCGTATTTAGTGGAAGGTTGTAGCTTTTCGAAGCCTTCTTTAATTGCCTCCGTGGTCAAAGAAGAGATCCATAAGCGTTTGACTTCGCCTTTGTATCCTGCTTGTTCGATGACCCATCGTTGGATCAACTCTCCCTCTTGGCCGGCATCCCCACAGTTAATCACCTCTGTGGCTGTTTCAAATAGCTTTTTTACAATGTTGAATTGCTTTTGGATCCCAGCATTGTCCACCACTTTGGTTTTGAACTTTTCGGGCAGCATGGGGAGGTGACTGAGATGCCAACCTTTCCAATGGGCTTGATAATCGCTTGGTTCCATTAAAGTGCAAAAGTGACCAAACGTATAGGTGACGGTGTATCCATTTCCTTCGTAATATCCATCATGCTTAGAAGTGGCTCCAAGTACAGCCGCTATTTCACGGGCAACGCTTGGTTTTTCTGCAATACAAACTTTCATCTGAAGCAAATCTAAAAAAATTAGCCTAAGCACAACAGAAGGTTTGCCTAGTAAACATCTGAAAAAGACGGAACCCATGAAGGCCAGTAGCTTATAATTTCAAATGAAAATAATATAGCCCCGGGTTTAAACCCGGGCTATTAAGAAACCAAATAATTGACTCCCGCCCAGAAACATCTTTTGGAAATAATTTCATTTTTGCGGGAGGATTCCAGTGTCATTTCGACTGAAAGGAGAAATCTATTTTCTTTCGCAAAGCCCCACAGAACTCAAAGTATATCGCTAAGAAGATTATTTCAGAATAAGCTCCGGAGGAGCGTTAGGTTAATATTCTGCCCGCCGTGGCGGGGCCATGGCCCCGATAGTTATCTGGGTAAATCCATGGTAAAAAGAACCCCAAAAAATTACCTCCCGAGCAGCGAAATATATAGCTCCAGGTTTTAACCTGGGGTAAAGAATAACCATAAAATTCGCCTCCCGCGCAAATTTATTTTAAGAATTCAAAGCGCCTGTGCGGGAGGAGGAACGCCCGCCTTGTTGGGAGCATAGGTATATTAATTCATTCTCAACAAATAGAAATCGCCGTTCGTGAAGACACGAACGGCGGCTGTATCTTAATGCTATTAGTATTTAATCTAGAATCTGTAGATCTTAAATAGACATAGAGTAGCTATTCAGATACCTTTCGTTGTTCTGGGTTTTTGTTTTCATTTTTGGCCTAATAATCTCGCTACGTAACCAGTATTTAAGCTCTCTGCCCTCATCAGGTGATAGCCAAAGCAATGCCTTTCGATATTCTTTTTTAAATAGCTTTTGATTAAATGAGACAGCTTTTAGAATGGTTTTGCAGTAATCGAGCATAGTTTTTCCCTTCTTCATAAGAAATGAATTGAAAAGTTGAAAGATTAAATTTTAGAAACTTGAAACTGATTGGATCTATGTATAGATCTCAGCTGGCTTTCAGATCAAAAAACTACAGTGTCTTATAAAAAGGGGATTTTTACCACTGACAAATTCTAAAGAAATTCTCTTTGGAAGTACTGAGGAGAAAAAGGTAAAGGTTTCGGTTTTAGGATTAGCTGAGATTTCGCACTGTTTGGTGGCAGAAGTAAAATGATAGCTCTGAACTCTAGTATTTACTATTTCAGTTTCCTGAATCCCTTCACCTTGAAAACTTAGAGAATTTACCAATCCGCTCTCAATTGTTCCTGATGTAAGGAAAATCAGATTGAGCAGTAGAACTGAGGATATTGTGGCAATTTTTCTCATTAACCCATATAACGAAAGACCTATGAGATAAGGTTACAGTTTTAGGTATTAAAAATGGTTTATATTTTATATGAAATGTATAAAGTATTTTTATGGTCTATTTCCGTTACTGAATCGGTAATTATTTGGTATTTAAAATTATAGTTAAAAACGGTACAGATTCGGTGCAAGGAGTTGAAGAAGAAGGAGTTACAAACCCTAAAAGAATAGGAAATCGTAGATGCACTCGATAGGTATCCTAGTCTATGCTTAGTAGGGGATTTATTAATTTTCACTCGCAAAGAACTCAAAGTATTCCGCTAAGAAGATTATTTTCCAAAAAGCTCCCGAGCAGCGAAATATAAAGCCCCAGGTTTTAACCTGAGGTAAAGATTAACCACATAATTAGACTCCTGCCCAAATCTATTTTAGGAATTCAAGACGCTGGTGCGGGAAGATACCTAATAGACTTATGGTCCTCATTAAAGTTTCTATTAGCATAAAACCTGAGCTGATTGGCACTTTGAACACTCTGTCATATTTGTCTAGACTGGATGTAATAAATTTTTAGGTTTTCATATTTCAAACCTTAAAATATATTGGAAGCCAGGGACTTGGTTTAATTCAAAGGTTGGCAAACATTTTGAAAGAACAGATCGAAAACTGAGAGATTAATGGCTGAACAAAAATCTGGAATAGATAAAATCCTAATCAGGATATTGTTATGGATACCTTCCTTGTTAATCGTATTGTTCTACATTCCAAATGGGCTTGATAAACTTATTAACCACGACCAAACAGGAAAAATCGTTGAAAGTAGTACAGTAATGATATTCACTGGAATTTTTATTTTAATTGGAGTTGCCCTTTTCTTATACCGCAAGACAATACTGATTGGTACATCCATGTTGGTCTTGTACATGACATTTACTGTTTTAATCCATATGTATAAGGGAAAACCTGCCGAAATTGCAATTCTAATTGTTTTGGCTACCGTGTTTTCCTCATTTATCAGAGAACCAAAATTATTTCAGGAAAAAGCTCCCGAGCAGCGAAATAAATAGCCCCAGGTTTTAACCTGGGGTAAAGAATAACCACAAAATTAGCCTCCCGCGCAAATCTATTTTAGGAAATTAAAACGCTGTTGCGGGAGGATGTCTTCCTACCGATAAGCACGTAAACGGATGTTTTTGGAGATTCAGTTTTCTTAAGCCCAAAGCCAAAGAAACCACAAAAGCATTACAGAGAGTTACCATAACAAAATCCTCATGAAATCATCTAATCAATTATTCAAATTGTATACCGCTGTACGGTCAGAGAACAAAAGGTTAAACTAAAAAGCCAACTAGATACCAAAAGAGAATACCCCGTTATCCTCAAATAGTAACCAGGTATTCAACTAGAGTAAAGCTGTCGCCAAATAGAATACCTAGTTATTCAATAAGTATACTCGGTTACTCTCTGAACATCACTTGTTCACCAAAGAGAATAACTCACTACCCGAAAAGAGAAACTAAGTATGCAAAAAGGTTAACCAGATACCCTTTTGTCCCTTAGGGGACC is a genomic window containing:
- a CDS encoding type IA DNA topoisomerase → MKVCIAEKPSVAREIAAVLGATSKHDGYYEGNGYTVTYTFGHFCTLMEPSDYQAHWKGWHLSHLPMLPEKFKTKVVDNAGIQKQFNIVKKLFETATEVINCGDAGQEGELIQRWVIEQAGYKGEVKRLWISSLTTEAIKEGFEKLQPSTKYDNLYYAGYSRAIGDWLLGINATRLYTVKYGGYKQVLSIGRVQTPTLAMIVNRFKEIQNFQPQPYWELQTVYRETTFNCEEGKFLKKEDGEAFANQVKAHDFEVVSIEKKNGKEYSPKLFDLTGLQVYCNNKFGLSADETLKIAQQLYEQKVITYPRVDTTFLPNDIYPKAPGILEKLTKYEDLIRPVLGKKLKKSTKVFNDKKVTDHHAIIPTGVQGNLDGNHLRVYDIIARRFIAIFYEDCSVANTTVIGKVDTVSFKATGKVILEKGWKVVFETADGKDKKEKDELPIFKKGEKGPHEPSFLEKETKPPKHYTEATLLRGMETAGKQVDDEEMRELMKENGIGRPSTRASIIETLFKRQYIERNKKQILPTQTGIQLIEIIRNELLTSAELTGQWEKQLREIEKGKFHAGSFVKNMKLMVEHLVYEVMREQSQTIISPPSESKAAEKGRTPEKEKASTTVVGHTCPKCKEGSLLKGKSSYGCSAYKKGCNFLLPFSFEGKKISEKQYVRLLQKGATVNLKGFKTETGDKEGLLRLDDQSQLVLEAKKEASPQASKKPSSVIPCPLCKKGTIIRGKKAYGCSAYKEGCDFRYPFDTLREKANKRPLTEELVISLFKESVGV